The following proteins come from a genomic window of Hymenobacter canadensis:
- a CDS encoding OmpA family protein, which produces MNKLLLVCAAAGSAALLSGCATSGSASKADKRFAQGEYETAIELYKADVAKGKNVATANYRVAEAYRLSNRIEQAETYYKAAIDGGVKAPDVVFYYGQALKANSKFDEAAQQFDAYTQASAGRALAPRAEMESRNAKMANTIMAMRSNNEVMALDQINTPASEFGSTLMPDTKELVFASGREGKKYLGNGENFSDLYAVKFDDAEKMTGGAVRKLEALFNTEDKHEASATYTPDGKTMVFARSNNSSKKGLLSVDLWISYFKNGAWSEPALANINDRTADDFAPAFSADGQTLYFASGRKGGLGGNDIYKATLGPNGRFSPAENLGDQVNTAGNDNFPAVAPDGTLYFSSDGQPGLGKLDIFMVEKGTVKNLGTPINSAGDDFAPYFTSKDGGVFSSNRAGGKGSDDLYMFRQKPLRLVTFYADGTVMTRNEKTGAMAPASGETVTLYGRNGQKIQDVTADAEGKFSLKLDSAAASYALVADRPGFFTARAPLSTVGRKPAPDQLVNEMTEVRIPVALTLTEIVKNKAIRVENILYDYDKADIRPDAALELDKLVETLNDNPNITIELSSHTDSRGKDAYNQALSQRRAQSAVDYIISKGVDKARITAKGYGESRPEVKDAKTEDQFQRNRRTEFRVTKIAE; this is translated from the coding sequence ATGAATAAGCTACTACTGGTCTGTGCTGCGGCCGGCTCTGCCGCCTTGTTGAGCGGATGCGCTACCTCCGGCAGCGCCAGCAAAGCCGATAAGCGCTTTGCTCAGGGCGAGTATGAAACTGCCATAGAGCTGTACAAAGCAGATGTTGCCAAGGGTAAAAACGTAGCCACTGCCAACTACCGGGTGGCAGAAGCGTATCGGCTTTCCAACCGCATAGAGCAGGCCGAAACGTACTACAAAGCCGCCATCGACGGTGGCGTGAAGGCCCCCGACGTGGTGTTCTACTACGGCCAGGCGCTGAAAGCCAACAGCAAGTTTGATGAGGCGGCGCAGCAGTTCGACGCTTACACGCAGGCCAGTGCCGGCCGGGCCCTGGCTCCCCGGGCCGAAATGGAGTCCCGCAACGCCAAGATGGCCAACACCATCATGGCCATGCGCTCCAATAATGAGGTGATGGCGCTGGACCAGATCAATACGCCCGCCTCGGAATTTGGCTCGACCCTGATGCCGGATACTAAGGAGCTGGTGTTTGCTTCCGGCCGCGAGGGCAAGAAGTATCTGGGCAACGGTGAGAATTTCAGCGACTTATACGCGGTGAAATTTGATGATGCCGAGAAGATGACTGGCGGCGCGGTACGCAAGCTGGAGGCCCTTTTCAACACCGAAGACAAGCACGAAGCCAGCGCCACCTACACGCCCGACGGCAAAACGATGGTGTTTGCCCGCTCCAACAACAGCTCCAAAAAAGGGCTGCTGAGCGTGGACCTGTGGATTTCCTACTTCAAAAATGGCGCCTGGAGCGAGCCGGCGCTGGCCAATATCAACGACCGTACCGCCGACGACTTCGCGCCCGCCTTCAGTGCCGACGGCCAGACGCTGTACTTCGCCTCCGGGCGCAAAGGCGGCCTCGGTGGTAACGACATCTACAAAGCCACGCTGGGCCCGAACGGCCGCTTCTCGCCCGCCGAAAACCTGGGCGACCAGGTGAATACCGCCGGCAACGACAACTTCCCGGCCGTGGCCCCCGATGGCACGCTCTATTTCTCCTCCGATGGGCAGCCGGGCCTGGGCAAGCTCGACATCTTCATGGTGGAGAAGGGCACGGTGAAGAACCTAGGCACTCCCATCAATAGCGCCGGCGACGACTTCGCCCCTTATTTCACCAGCAAGGACGGCGGCGTATTCTCCTCCAACCGCGCCGGCGGTAAAGGTTCCGACGACCTCTATATGTTCCGGCAGAAGCCGCTGCGGCTCGTGACCTTCTACGCCGACGGCACGGTGATGACCCGCAACGAGAAAACCGGCGCTATGGCCCCCGCCAGCGGCGAAACCGTGACGCTGTACGGCCGCAATGGTCAGAAAATCCAGGACGTGACTGCTGATGCCGAAGGGAAGTTTAGCCTGAAGCTGGACTCGGCGGCGGCCAGCTATGCGCTGGTGGCCGACCGGCCCGGTTTCTTCACGGCCCGCGCGCCGCTGAGCACCGTTGGGCGCAAGCCGGCTCCGGACCAGCTGGTGAACGAAATGACGGAGGTGCGGATTCCGGTGGCGCTTACGCTCACGGAAATCGTGAAAAACAAAGCCATCCGTGTCGAGAACATCCTCTACGACTATGACAAGGCCGATATTCGTCCGGATGCGGCGCTGGAGCTGGATAAGCTGGTGGAAACGCTCAACGACAACCCCAACATCACCATTGAGCTGAGCTCCCACACCGACTCGCGCGGCAAAGACGCCTACAACCAGGCCCTGTCGCAGCGGCGGGCGCAGTCGGCCGTGGACTACATCATTTCCAAGGGCGTTGACAAGGCGCGCATCACGGCCAAAGGCTATGGCGAGAGCCGCCCGGAAGTGAAGGATGCCAAAACCGAAGACCAGTT
- a CDS encoding (Fe-S)-binding protein, producing MAEQTAKRPVSVPLMADLAARGESPEILFWVGCAGAFDDRYKRVTRAFVRILEHVGVSYAVLGMEESCTGDPAKRAGNEFLFQMQAMTNIATLNGYGIKKVVTACPHCFNTIKNEYPALGGEFEVIHHSTFLQQLINEGKVTAKGGESFKGRRITFHDSCYLGRANNIYEAPREVLEVLDADLLEMKRCKTNGLCCGAGGAQMWKDAEPGKKEVNIERTEEALATLDGDADVLLNLQGVESTAPVLPAGSNRGGSVIAVACPFCMTMMADGVKNKERESDVQVFDLAELIASAEGLNA from the coding sequence ATGGCTGAGCAAACTGCCAAGCGTCCCGTATCTGTTCCGTTGATGGCCGACCTGGCCGCCCGGGGCGAGTCGCCGGAAATCCTATTCTGGGTGGGCTGCGCCGGGGCCTTCGACGACCGGTACAAGCGCGTAACCCGCGCCTTCGTCCGCATTCTGGAGCACGTGGGCGTGAGCTACGCCGTGCTGGGCATGGAGGAATCCTGCACCGGCGACCCGGCCAAGCGCGCCGGCAACGAGTTCCTGTTTCAGATGCAGGCCATGACCAACATTGCCACCCTCAACGGCTATGGCATCAAGAAGGTAGTAACGGCCTGCCCGCACTGCTTCAACACCATCAAAAACGAGTACCCCGCCTTGGGTGGCGAGTTTGAGGTGATTCACCACAGCACCTTCCTGCAGCAGCTCATCAACGAAGGCAAGGTGACGGCTAAGGGCGGCGAGTCGTTCAAGGGCCGCCGCATTACCTTCCACGATTCCTGTTACCTGGGCCGTGCCAACAACATCTACGAAGCGCCCCGCGAGGTGCTGGAGGTGCTCGACGCCGACCTGCTGGAAATGAAGCGCTGCAAAACCAACGGCCTCTGCTGCGGGGCTGGCGGCGCCCAGATGTGGAAGGATGCCGAACCCGGTAAAAAGGAAGTCAATATTGAAAGAACCGAGGAAGCCCTGGCTACCCTCGACGGCGACGCCGACGTGCTGCTGAACCTGCAGGGCGTGGAAAGCACCGCCCCTGTACTGCCCGCCGGCTCCAACCGCGGCGGCAGCGTCATTGCCGTGGCCTGCCCGTTCTGCATGACCATGATGGCCGACGGCGTAAAGAACAAAGAGCGCGAATCCGACGTGCAGGTGTTCGACCTGGCCGAGCTGATTGCCTCCGCCGAAGGCCTCAACGCGTAG